One stretch of Rhinolophus ferrumequinum isolate MPI-CBG mRhiFer1 chromosome 3, mRhiFer1_v1.p, whole genome shotgun sequence DNA includes these proteins:
- the LOC117020862 gene encoding LOW QUALITY PROTEIN: vasculin-like (The sequence of the model RefSeq protein was modified relative to this genomic sequence to represent the inferred CDS: inserted 1 base in 1 codon; deleted 2 bases in 1 codon), producing the protein MAQQDFAPAWLNFPTPPSSPKSSLDFEKHSENFSRTENRYDVNRRRHNSSDGFDSGIGRPNGGNFGRQEKNGWRTHGRNGTENVNHREGYPGGSSRSRSSIFHSGKSPGLHENNLPDNETGRKEDKRERKQFEAEDFPSLNPEYEREPNQNKSLAAGVWEYPPNPKSRAPRMLVIKKGNTKDLQLCGFPVVGNLQSQPVKNGTGPSVYKSLVPKPAAPPTKPTQWKSQTKENKVATSFSHESTYGIGNFNAFKSTAKNFSPSTTSVKKCNRSNFSSPVDKLNQQPRLTKLTQMHTDKKSEFWKALKRDRVEEEHEDESHAASEKDDDSFNLHNSNXTHQERDINRNFDENEIPQEKGNALVISQQIIRSSPFPQTDVLSSSLEAEHRLLKEVGWQDDSESDETCAPLTEDEMKEFQVISERLQKNGLRKNGVLKNGLICEFKFGPWKNSTFKPTIENDDTETSSGDRPDDDDV; encoded by the exons ATGGCGCAGCAGGACTTTGCTCCAGCCTGGCTTAATTTTCCCACTCCACCATCATCACCAAAGTCGTCATTGGATTTTGAAAAGCATTCTGAAAACTTTTCCCGGACAGAAAATCGTTATGATGTGAATCGGCGGCGACACAACTCTTCAGATGGCTTTGATTCTGGTATTGGACGTCCTAATGGAGGTAACTttggaaggcaagaaaaaaatggatggcGTACACATGGAAGAAATGGTACTGAAAACGTAAATCATCGAGAGGGATACCCTGGGGGCAGTTCCCGTTCTCGCAGCAGTATTTTCCATTCTGGAAAAAGCCCAGGACTACATGAAAACAACCTACCTGACAATGAAacagggaggaaagaagacaaaagagaacGCAAACAGTTTGAGGCTGAGGATTTTCCGTCTTTAAATCCTGAATATGAGAGAGAACCAAATCAGAATAAGTCTTTAGCTGCAGGTGTATGGG AATATCCTCCGAATCCTAAATCTAGAGCTCCAAGGATGCTGGTCATTAAGAAAGGTAATACAAAAGATTTACAGCTATGTGGATTCCCAGTAGTAGGAAATCTTCAATCACAGCCAGTTAAGAACGGGACTGGTCCAAGTGTTTATAAAAGTTTAGTCCCTAAACCTGCTGCTCCACCTACAAAACCTACACAATGGAAAAgccaaactaaagaaaataaagttgcgACTTCTTTCTCCCATGAGTCTACGTATGGTATTGGCAATTTCAATGCTTTCAAATCAACTGCCAAGAATTTTAGTCCATCTACAACTTCAGTGAAAAAGTGTAATCGCTCAAATTTCTCTTCACCTGTTGACAAACTTAATCAGCAGCCTCGTCTAACCAAACTGACACAAATGCACACTGATAAGAAGAGTGAATTTTGGAAAGCATTGAAAAGGGACAGAGTAGAAGAGGAACATGAAGATGAAAGCCATGCTGCCTCAGAGAAGGATGATGACTCATTTAATTTGCATAACAGCA GTACTCACCAAGAAAGGGATATAAACCGAAACTTTGATGAAAATGAAATTCCGCAAGAGAAGGGCAATGCCTTGGTTATTTCCCAACAGATCATTCGGTCTTCACCCTTCCCACAAACTGATGTTCTTTCAAGTTCACTTGAGGCAGAACACAGACTGTTAAAGGAGGTGGGCTGGCAAGACGATAGTGAAAGTGATGAAACATGTGCTCCCTTaactgaggatgaaatgaaagaattccaAGTTATTAGTGAACGGTTACAGAAG AACGGTCTGAGGAAAAATGGTGTTTTGAAAAATGGCCTGATCTGTGAGTTCAAGTTTGGACCCTGGAAAAACAGCACTTTCAAACCCACTATTGAGAATGATGACACAGAAACAAGTAGCGGTGACAGACCAGATGACGATGATGTGTGA